GATCGGGAAGCTGCGCGCGCTCCCCGGCGGGGACCGACTTGTCGGCATCCGCCACAATGTTCACGACGAGCCCGATGCTGAATGGCTGCGACGGCCTGCGGTCCGTGCTGGCGTGTCGGCCATTTTCGCGGCCGAGTTAACCCTCGATCTGCTTGTGCGCACCCGGGAAATGCCTGCCGCCATCGATCTGGTGCAACAATTTCCAAGCGGGCGGTTCGTGTTGGATCATATGGCCAAGCCCCCAATCGCGTCCGGGGTCAACCTCCCCTGGCAATCTCGCCTGAAGAGGCTCGCCGCGCATGGAAATGTCTGGTGCAAGATCTCCGGCCTCGTTACCGAAGCGGAATGGGGATCATGGCGGGCCGAAGATTTCGATCCATACATGCGGCTGGCATTGGATGCTTTTGGCCCGGAGCGCATAATGTTCGGCTCTGACTGGCCTGTTTGCACATTAGCGGCCGGCTATAAGGACGTGAGAGACATCGCGGGCCGGCTGGCCGATGCCAATCCCGAATTGGCCGACCGATTTTTCCATCTAAACGCGATCGATGCCTATCGTCTGCGGTAGCGCAGCGAGCGATGACCATCATTCTCACCTGAGGAAACGACATGAACGTTAACTTCAAGGACGGCACATGGCTCAACCAGCCGGCAGGCTGGTTGGCGGAGGATGCGAGCCTCACCATGACCACTGATGCCAAGACCGATTTCTGGCGAGAAACCCACTACAATTTCACCCGGG
The nucleotide sequence above comes from Mesorhizobium shangrilense. Encoded proteins:
- a CDS encoding amidohydrolase family protein; protein product: MIDAHQHFWNLTTGSYPWMAGEAMRPLRRDFGPDDLLPLMAEAGIDATILVQCRHDADETREFLAIANDHAFVAGVVGWADLQANDCSHMIGKLRALPGGDRLVGIRHNVHDEPDAEWLRRPAVRAGVSAIFAAELTLDLLVRTREMPAAIDLVQQFPSGRFVLDHMAKPPIASGVNLPWQSRLKRLAAHGNVWCKISGLVTEAEWGSWRAEDFDPYMRLALDAFGPERIMFGSDWPVCTLAAGYKDVRDIAGRLADANPELADRFFHLNAIDAYRLR